ATCTGGTTATTCCAGTATTTATCTATGGCTTGCAAGGCATTATCTTAAAGAAAAAAATGATTTATTTATTTTATCTTATTTCATCATTATTATTTGCATATTTTTCTTATATTGTAAATAATGAATTGTAAGTAGCAACCTCTGAAATCTCAAAACTATTAAAAGTTTGAAGTTCATACAATAAATATATAAGATGTACTACTTTTATAAACTATAATACACTAGAAAAATACTATGATTCGTCAGTTAAATAATCAAAATAATATTTTTCATAGTAAGTATAAAATAAGACATAGTTCCTATATTATCTTTTCTGTTTATGTTGTTTGTCTAGGTTATCTACTATATACTATTTTAGACGGAATTAATAAAGGTTATTTGCTTTCAGCTCTTATTGTATTAATTATGTTTATTGTATTGTTTTTAGGAATGCTTTATTTTATTATTTGGATATTATATAAATATTTTTTCATATGGTATCCTAAGTTTATTATAAAAGACAATACACTTTCAATTTTCTATATAAAAACCAAACACATTAATATAAAAAAAATTGAAAAGATAACTCATAATACTACAATTGAAATAAGTGGTCTATTTTATTCTCATGAAAATATTGGAAGCATAATAGAACTATACGACAAAAAAGTAATTCATTTGGTTGAATTAGCCTATGAAAATTTTGATGAATTTAAAACAATACTACCTTGTAATCCATCAGAAAATAGTGAAAACTCATAGCCAATGCTATATTACAATTTTAAAAACTAGTATAAATATATAATTTGTATTACTTTTAAACTATGGTACTACCAATAGAATAATAAAAATTATATTTTACAAACACAAACTATTAATATTTTTTCAATGAATTCAATATAACTATATATAAAAATACAAATAATAATAAAGAAGAAGAACAATATATTATTCCAAAAAATAAAAAATATAATTGTAAAGATTGGATATTAATTAAAATAGATAATATAAATAAAGAGTTTAATGTTAAAAAATATAATGAAGAACTTGTTTTAACAAAAGAATGGATTCCAAATGATGATTATACTTTTCCTTCCTCATTATTATCTCAATTCCTACGCAATAATTGAGTTGTATAATTTATTCAACAAGTCATAGGTCATGAAAAAAACTTCCAAAAAACAATTTATAGATTTATGTTATGTTTTAATTGATTATTTTTTTATAGGAATAGGTGTTTATTTGGTTTTGATTTTCCTTTTATTATTGTTATATTATTTGGGATTTGATTTATTAGACATAGAACAGTTTTGTATATTTAAAAACAAGGGCATTCTTTCCTTTATTTGTCAATATAAAAATGAACTTTGGATCAAAATTCTCATTATAATATTCTTTATATGTTCACTCTATCTGTATTTAAAACTATTTAAAATGTGGAACAGTATATTTTATAAAAAATGATATCTAAGAAATATCATAAATTCACAATAAGAATTAAAATACTAGTACATATATATCTAAGATATCTAAGAATCCGAACTAGCAAAACCAACACAAGGCACAGTCAAAAATCCACTAGATGTAATTGACTTTAAATTGAATAGAGTTTTGGATTAGATTTTCTGTTGCTGAATTAATTGCTCAAAATTATCGACCTTAAAAAATACTTTAGATTTTTTATTTGCATTCTTTTCTACTAAAAAACCTAGTTTTACTAACTCAGTTAAATCTGTTCTAGCAGTTTGATTAGAAATGCTAAACCTATTTTGAATCTCATTTACTGTTAAAATTAAGTTCGAGTTATCATATAGCCATTTTAAAATATACGCCTGTCTTTCATTAATATTCTCTATTTTCTGAAAATCGGCAAGTTTCTTTTTTTCCTTAATTTTCCGATTAATATAATTTTTCAATTCATCAAATGCAAGTTGCAATGTTTTTATCTTATAATTTATAAAATAAGTTAAATCATTATCATCTATTTCTGTATATAAATAAGCTAATGCATACTGTGTTTTACTTTTTACAATTAAACGAGAAATAGATAGATATTCAGTTAGCCAATATCCATTTTTTAATAAATACCAATAAAATAAAGCTCTTGCTGTTCTTCCATTTCCATCTACAAATGGATGTATAAATCCTATCATAAAATGTATTATAGAACCTTTAATTATAGGATGTATAAAGTTAGTTGAATTATTAGTGTTAAAAAACTCAAACAAATCATTCATTAAGTTGTCTATATACTCAAAAGAAGGTGGTGTATACATTATTTCACCATCAATTACATCAACTACATTTATTTCATTAGAATCTCTATAAGTTCCTTCATGCATTTCATTATCTAGTGTGTTATAAGTTATTAATTTATGAATCTCTAATATTCTTTGCTGAGTTATAGGTTTATCTTTAATTTCTAAAATATGCTTAATTGTATTATAGTTATTTAAAATCATTTGCTCAGATTTACTCTTAGGTTTCTTGTTTTTTCTGAGCATTTCTTTTGCTTTCTTTCTAGTGGTTACAGCTCCTTCAATTTGGCTAGAGGCAATCGCTTCTTCCATAATTGAGTTAATTAAATATCTTTTTTTATCATTTTCTGTAATAATGGCATCTGAACTCAAATTTCCACCAAAGTTTAAGTCAAACTCGTGTAATCCTTTTTGTATACTGTTAGTTATATTATATTCAAACGAATAATTTGCAAAATTTATTTTCTTAGAAAAAATTCTACTCATCTTTACTACAGACCAAAGAACTTCTGGATTAATTGAAATTGGTGCTTTTTTATATTTTACTTTATCCCAGTATAAATAATCATCGTTTATTTTTTGGACAAACTCATTAATTTCTGGACTTTTACTAAAATTATTTGCTTCAGAAAAAAGTTTATTTTCATACCAAATAGGTGCTTGTTCAATTTTTTTCATAAAAAACAATTATTTCCTAATTCTTGAGATTTTAGGAGATTTTAGTAAAAGTAATAAATTTAATGTCAAAATCTCCAAATTTTTGAAATTTTAGGAGATTTTAGTATAATTTCTATTTCTTTAGAAATGGAATAGTTTATTAACTATGCACCATCTCATAATTCCATTGCTTAAATGCAAACTGCCATCTTATATTAATTTCTTGAATTACATTTGCAGGCAGTGCTTTAAACTCATTCTTCTGATACTCACCTAACGATGCAATATAACTACTCATTGCTGTTTCAACCTTATCAAAATCGGCAATCGTTAGTTGCTCATAAACTTTTGCAATTGTTGGCATTGGTTGTTCTTCTAAATCAGTATAAGCAATTTCAATTAGCTGATGCTTAGGCAACTGCTTCGCATCATCAATATATTTTTGCATAATGGTTTCGTAGCTATATAAAATGCGTTCATGTATCTCTGCTTCACTCAGCTCTTGCAAAAATTGCGAGCCAATCATTTTTTTATAATGATGTTGCATAGAGCGATACACTTCATACGGATTTCTATGAATAAATATAAACTTGGCATCAGGAAAAATTTCTTTCAATTCTTTAACTCTACCAGTGTTGTGTGGATTTTTCAATAACAATGGCTTCTTTCCACTGTTTAAGTAAGCTATTGTTTTTAGCAAATGCGTATACTCTTTTACAAATCGTCGTTTTTCATATCGAGTTACACCTTTAAAAGTATGATACTTATCGTGGTAACTAATATTTCTAGGAAAATAAAACACTTGTCCACCAGTATGTATCGACAAACTCGTAAACGGTTGTTCTTCTTCCGATGGATAATCAGGATGCAATTGAATATTATCTTGTGGTCTTTTATCTGGCATTAAAGGCGTCAATAAAACTTTCAACCAAGTTCTACCAATCAAACTAATGTTCATTAACATTGCTTGATAATTGGTTAAAAAATCAAACTGCTTGTCTTTCGATAAAATATAGTGTAAATGTGTTGTTCCACTTCGCCAATGTCCAATAACAAATAATGGCGGATATTGTTTTAAATCTACTTTTTTAATTCGTCCATTAAATAACAATCGTTGTAGTAATTGAAACGGTTGAGCCAAAGTGCAAAACAACCAAATTTTAGCTGCCATTTTATATCTAGATTGAGCAATTTTGTTTCGCCAAAACAACTTAATCCAAACATGATAATACGCCATAAAGTAAGAATGTTCACTTACTTCGTACTCTTTTTCTTTGCTAGACATAGCACAAAACTACGCCAACAATATTAAAATTATCATTAATAGGTGAAAATCACCATTTATAAGTATAGCACTTAAATTACGCATTAGAAAAAATAGGTCTTCAATTTAAGATTGCGTAGCTACACCACGCTTTACTACTTAAAAGTTAGTGCTAATAAAGTTGAAGTACTATGCAATTCCTATTTAGAACTAGCAGCATGAAATGTAACTATGTGTACAACTCATGATATAAAAAGCACCTAATGCGTAATTTGAGAGCATAATAAGTTGTTTATTGATATAAGGTACTTTTTATCGTAGGTAAGTACCAATAAGAATTATATGTTTACTGAACTCTGTATTCTATAATCAATAAAATAAAAAAGTCGCCTTAAAAAAGACGACTTTTACTACTAACTATTATTGGATGAGATAAGGTTTAACATGGTAGTGCATTACAAATACCTGTTAGTATTGCAACGCCTAATTGTAATATTATTTGACACAACAAACCGCCTACTACTGGAATTGTTGTAACGCCTATTGCTGCACATATCGTTTGTCCTGCAAAAAGATTAGTAAGTGTAACTGCTAAATTGCAAATATCTCTTAAAGGACAAGCTTGTACTCTACCATTTATTAATGCTGGAGTACCTAATTCTTGTTGTAAAGACGGATTTTCTTTGATTGCAGTTGCAAATACATCTTGTAATTGTGTTTGATCCATTTTAGATAATTCTGGATACTTGTTTGCTAAACCTGCTAAACTTGTTCCAAAAACTTTTAATCTTGCTATAAAATCATCATAGCTCATACCTA
Above is a genomic segment from Chitinophagales bacterium containing:
- a CDS encoding Fic family protein, producing MKKIEQAPIWYENKLFSEANNFSKSPEINEFVQKINDDYLYWDKVKYKKAPISINPEVLWSVVKMSRIFSKKINFANYSFEYNITNSIQKGLHEFDLNFGGNLSSDAIITENDKKRYLINSIMEEAIASSQIEGAVTTRKKAKEMLRKNKKPKSKSEQMILNNYNTIKHILEIKDKPITQQRILEIHKLITYNTLDNEMHEGTYRDSNEINVVDVIDGEIMYTPPSFEYIDNLMNDLFEFFNTNNSTNFIHPIIKGSIIHFMIGFIHPFVDGNGRTARALFYWYLLKNGYWLTEYLSISRLIVKSKTQYALAYLYTEIDDNDLTYFINYKIKTLQLAFDELKNYINRKIKEKKKLADFQKIENINERQAYILKWLYDNSNLILTVNEIQNRFSISNQTARTDLTELVKLGFLVEKNANKKSKVFFKVDNFEQLIQQQKI
- a CDS encoding sulfotransferase translates to MSSKEKEYEVSEHSYFMAYYHVWIKLFWRNKIAQSRYKMAAKIWLFCTLAQPFQLLQRLLFNGRIKKVDLKQYPPLFVIGHWRSGTTHLHYILSKDKQFDFLTNYQAMLMNISLIGRTWLKVLLTPLMPDKRPQDNIQLHPDYPSEEEQPFTSLSIHTGGQVFYFPRNISYHDKYHTFKGVTRYEKRRFVKEYTHLLKTIAYLNSGKKPLLLKNPHNTGRVKELKEIFPDAKFIFIHRNPYEVYRSMQHHYKKMIGSQFLQELSEAEIHERILYSYETIMQKYIDDAKQLPKHQLIEIAYTDLEEQPMPTIAKVYEQLTIADFDKVETAMSSYIASLGEYQKNEFKALPANVIQEINIRWQFAFKQWNYEMVHS